A window of the Arachis duranensis cultivar V14167 chromosome 5, aradu.V14167.gnm2.J7QH, whole genome shotgun sequence genome harbors these coding sequences:
- the LOC107490353 gene encoding uncharacterized protein LOC107490353: MAPFVLDNRSDSVLIGLMRCGNCVRWESGYFDSGWKLKKKKKKKIKSHGVKFTDKEPLSVFIGSSSTLSDLKNSILQKFGVFGTKWVKKLFYKIPITIVSTGVQYDTFVLAADKDIRVLFHCVRSFPEIRIHELFAKLEVGVDSSRASAPFHSSTAAGGASSSMPAVRPYLPPVGSSTFAADLERTVVVGSVQLENEGIFEQPDVVGTGGCQLPYMEGFSEPDRVENAMCDDDSDQEPVDIIGDSDDDTGANPHVQHGPSSSASQQYPPHFSTLNLEVLGQQEDGGNTVGGSSTEFQIGQPFQNKDEAMLSVKDYSIRRGVEYRVIESDHLKYHGKCKQFGKGCTWLIRVALRARKGTWEVRRYNGPHTCLETSISSDHRQLDYHVICARILSLVRADAAVTVKVLQQATEADYGSRPSYKKAWMAKQKEGILVISDRHNGIKAALEAPETGGCLHVLSEHIVFGMWQRILP; this comes from the exons ATGGCCCCTTTTGTTCTTGATAATCGTTCTGACAGTGTGTTGATTGGTTTGATGCGT tGTGGGAATTGTGTGCGTTGGGAGAGTGGTTATTTTGATAGCGGTtggaaattgaagaagaagaagaagaagaagat caaaagccATGGTGTGAAGTTCACAGACAAAGAACCATTGAGTGTATTCATCGGTTCGTCAAGCACTTTGTCAGATCTAAAGAACAGCATCTTGCAGAAGTTTGGCGTCTTTGGTACGAAGTGGGTGAAGAAGCTATTCTACAAGATTCCCATCACAATTGTCTCGACAGGTGTTCAGTATGATACCTTTGTGCTAGCGGCTGATAAAGATATTAGGGTTCTGTTCCATTGTGTTAGGAGTTTTCCAGAGATCCGAATTCACGAGTTGTTTGCGAAGTTGGAGGTTGGTGTCGATAGTTCTAGGGCATCAGCTCCATTTCATAGCTCGACTGCCGCGGGAGGTGCGTCTAGTTCGATGCCTGCGGTCAGACCGTATCTTCCGCCGGTGGGTTCCTCTACGTTCGCGGCTGATTTAGAGCGAACGGTGGTTGTTGGTTCTGTACAGTTGGAGAATGAAGGAATCTTTGAGCAGCCTGATGTCGTGGGCACCGGTGGTTGTCAGTTACCTTATATGGAAGGCTTTAGTGAACCTGATAGAGTAGAGAATGCAATGTGTGATGATGACTCTGACCAGGAGCCTGTCGATATCATCGGAGACAGCGACGACGACACAGGTGCCAATCCACATGTGCAGCATGGGCCTTCAAGTTCTGCTTCTCAACAGTACCCTCCACACTTCTCCACACTAAACTTGGAGGTTCTTGGTCAACAGGAGGACGGTGGTAACACGGTCGGGGGCTCTTCTACAGAATTTCAGATTGGGCAACCTTTCCAGAATAAAGATGAGGCTATGCTGAGTGTGAAGGACTATAGCATCCGGCGAGGTGTTGAGTACAGAGTCATCGAATCAGATCATCTGAAGTATCATGGAAAATGCAAGCAATTCGGCAAGGGTTGTACTTGGTTGATTCGCGTTGCGCTGCGTGCACGAAAGGGCACTTGGGAGGTTAGGAGGTACAACGGGCCACACACATGCTTGGAAACCTCTATTTCCAGTGATCACCGTCAGCTGGATTACCACGTTATCTGTGCGAGAATTCTTTCGTTGGTTAGGGCAGATGCTGCAGTTACGGTAAAGGTACTGCAACAAGCTACAGAAGCCGATTATGGTTCCAGGCCTAGTTACAAGAAGGCTTGGATGGCGAAGCAGAAG GAGGGTATCCTTGTAATCTCTGACAGGCATAACGGGATCAAGGCAGCGCTTGAGGCACCTGAGACTGGTGGCTGCCTCCACGTGCTTTCCGAGCATATTGTATTCGGCATGTGGCAGCGAATTTTGCCCTAA
- the LOC107490400 gene encoding uncharacterized protein LOC107490400 encodes MGMVPERSKPLHNFSLPCLKWGSQKFLRCVNAPSNITFNNDNNNPSQPSSSSPDRRSSRLQPKPQINQIEPSRLPKRKSNQNFDGVPGKKLKVSNFEDGGGGAGGGGEEGGGANGDGGGVSNRPWNLRTRRAACKAPPSPSPSPQAQALISQTASAPYDEERNKLFDVGGSSYFQVKDKKVVMMNERAKFSVSLSKEEVEQDFWGLVGTRPPRRPKKRPRIVQRQLDTLFPGLWLTEVNADCYKVAEVPE; translated from the exons ATGGGTATGGTACCTGAAAGATCAAAGCCACTTCACAACTTCTCCTTGCCATGCTTGAAATGGGGTTCTCAAAAGTTCCTAAGATGTGTCAACGCTCCCTCCAACATCACCTTCAACAACGATAACAATAACCCTTCtcaaccttcttcttcttcccctgaTCGCAGATCCTCACGCCTCCAACCCAAACCCCAAATCAACCAAATTGAACCTTCTAGACTCCCCAAGAGAAAATCCAACCAAAACTTTGATGGGGTACCAGGGAAGAAGCTCAAAGTTTCGAACTTTGAGGATGGAGGGGGAGGagcaggaggaggaggagaagaaggtggTGGTGCAaatggtgatggtggtggtgtttCTAATAGGCCTTGGAATTTGAGGACAAGGAGAGCTGCTTGCAAGGCACCACCgtcaccatcaccatcaccacaAGCACAAGCACTGATATCACAAACGGCATCAGCACCATATGATGAAGAGCGCAATAAGTTATTTGATGTTGGTGGTTCTTCTTATTTTCAAGTGAAGGATAAGAAAGTGGTGATGATGAATGAGAGAGCCAAGTTCTCAGTTTCTCTCTCCAAGGAAGAGGTTGAACAAGATTTCTGGGGATTGGTTGGGACTAGGCCTCCTAGAAGACCTAAGAAGAGGCCTAGAATTGTTCAGAGGCAATTGGAT ACACTATTTCCGGGGTTGTGGCTGACTGAGGTTAATGCAGATTGCTACAAAGTGGCTGAAGTTCCTGAATGA